TGACCGTGGCGATCGTTGAGCGGCTTGAGCCCGTCGATGTCGGCCACGACCAGCCAGTACTGCCCGCCGCGCTGCCGGGCCTCGCGCATGTGGCGGCGCAGGCCGCGGCGGTTCAGCGCGCCGGTGAGGGGATCGGTGCGCACGGCCCGGGCCAGGTCCTCGCCGAGGGCGAGCGAGATCTCGAGCACGAGCATGCACACGAGCCCGCCATAGAGCAGCGGCCAGGGATCGCTCAGCGCCCGCTCCGCGAAGTGCGGGTTGTTCACGATCGCCACACCCCACAGCCCGAGCACGACGGCCCCGACGCCGCGGGCCGGCCAGGGTTGGTACGACCAGCCGAGGTAGACCATCAGCAGCGGCACGAGGAACAGCACCCCGAGCACCGTGCCGGCCTCGGGGGCGCTCGAGACCACGACGGCGAACGCGGCCGAGAGCAGCACGACGGTGAGGATCCCCACCCACCGCGGCAGGCGACGGCCGGCGATCAGCGCCACGAGCATCGCGACGAGCGAGAAGAGCAGGACCGTCATCTCGGGCGCCGCCTGCGCCGGCGTGTGCGCATGCGAGAGCAGATGCGCGCCGGCGAGCGCGGCGAAATACGCGCACCCGAGCGCCGTCGTCCCCGAGAAGACCGACTGCCGACGCAGGGCGTGGCGGAGCCGGTCCCCCACGGGGCTCAGCAGGCGATCGGTCGAGCGGGACATGTCCTTCACCAGGGGTCGATGCGCCCCGGCCGGCTCACCGGGAATCCGCGCGCTCCCGACGGGCCCGGGCGCGCGCGTGAGCGCGGCCCGACACTATCGAACGCGGCTGAGCAGACGCCACTCTGCCCGGGCAGAAATGGGCAAATATCACCCTGCCGACACGCGCGGCGGTTCGAAGTTTCCTCCGCGAGGCGGGAACGCGCGAACCGCGCTGGTAACGTCGCGCGCGGGGGCCCGGAAGAACGGATCAGCGTGATCGGCAAGCGAGATCGTGCGCGTGCGAAAGCCGTGCCATCGCACCGGGTCGTCTTCCAGCCGCTCGTGTCCGTCGGCAGCGGCTCGATCGTCGGCTACGAGGCCCTGGCGCGCTTCGCCGACCGGCGCCGCCCCACCGAGCACCTGGCCGCCGCCGGGCGCCGTCGCGTGGAGCTGGAGCTCGCCCTGCTGCGCAGCGCCGTCGCCGCCGCCGCGGCGATCCCCGCGCGGTACTCGGTGACCATCAACCTCTCGGCCACGTCGATCGCCGCGCCCGAGCTGCGGGAGCTGCTGCCCCGCGGCCGACGCTGGGGCATCGAGCTGCTCGAGACGTCCATCCTGCAGGTCGACAGCCGCGTGCGCGAGCGGGTCGACGATCTGGACGCGATGCTGCTCATCGACGACGCCGGCACGCACGAGGCGAGCGTCGAGCGCATCCTCGAGCTGCGCCCCGACATCGTCAAGATCGACAAGAGCGTGCTGTGGAGCGCCGCCGCCGATCACGCCGCGGGCCGCACCGTGCCCGAGTGCGATCGGCTGTACGCGTTCCTCGAGGCCGCCCGGCGCGTGGGCGCGCGCACGCTCGCCGAGGGCGTGGAGACCGAGCAGCACCGCCGCTTCACAATCGACGCGGGCATCGACTACGCGCAGGGCTACCTCTTCGGCGCCCCCGCGCCCTATCCGGCCTGATCGCGGGGCCGCCGCGATCATCGGCGGCCGGCGCGCCGGCGGCGCTCGAGCTTCTCGGCGCGGCGGGTCGGGCCCAGGCGGCGATCGCCGTGGTACAGGATCGCCTCCCAGTTGACCGGTCCCGCCGGGTACGTGACGTTCTTCGGGCGCTTGGGCGCGCGCGGCGGCACGAACAGCCAGTCGATCACGCCGAGCACGAAGTCGACGATCGAGTTCCACACGCCGATGTAGGTGACGATCGCCCACAGGCACAGGGTGGCGTTGAACAGTGCGAACGCGGCGTTGCCCCAGTTCTCGGCCTGGATGTCGCGCCAGAACGTGAAGGCCGAGAAGCCGACGATCAGCCACGGCACGAGCACGTAGATCGCGGGCGCCGCCGTGCGGTCGCGCACCTTGGGCGTGCGGGCGAAGGGGATCTTCTCGCCCGTCATGGCCTGCTGCACCGACTTGAGCACGCCGGCCAGGTTCACCGCCAGCAGCACGAGGTTGAAACCGTAGATGCGGAAGATGTCGGTGAACCGGTGCCCCGACGCGCGCAGGTCGGCGCCCATGCACCAGAAGTACGGCACGGCCGCGAGGAACACCCACGCGCTCAGCAGCCGCGAGTCGTACGGGTAGGCCAGCAGGAACAGCAGCCCGAAGCTCGACCACGCGATCGACGTCATGTAGTTGGTGCGCAGCAGCACCTCGCGCAGCAGCACGCGCTCGCGCACGCGGCGCCGCTCCGAGATCTGCTCGAGCAGCTTGGGGAAGATGAGCAGACCGCCGTTGGCCCAGCGGCGGCGCTGCACGATGAGCGATCCGAAGTCGGGCGGCGTGGCCGAGTAGCTGAGCCGCTCGGGGTAGTTCAGCAGCGTCCAGTTGTGCGCCCCGATGTCGATCGACGACTCCGTGTCCTCGATCACCGTGCGGTCCTGGATGTAGGTGGTGATCGGGAAGCCCCCGACCTCCTCCGTCGTGGCGATGTCCTGCAGGGCACGGGTGCGGATGATCGCGTTGGCGCCCACCCAGAACGTCGCGCCGTAGTAGCTCATGCCCTGGTGCTGGATGTGCTGCAGGTCGGTGCTGGCGCCGGCGATCCGCTCGATGCGGGTCGGGGCGCCCCGGAACGAGGAGTACGGCGTCTGCGTGACCGCCACGCGCTCGTGACCGGGCTGCTCGAGGTACTCCACGAGCCGCACGCAGTAGTCGCGCAGCAGCATCGAGTCGGCGTCGAGCGTGAGCAGGTACTCGCTCTCGGGCACCGACAGATCGACCTGCTCACCGGGAGCCGCCTCGCGCAGCACGGCGCCGTCGGCGGTCTGCTCGATCGTCCAGTCCTTGCCGATGAGCGAGATGTAGGCGTTGATGTTCAT
This genomic interval from Microbacterium sediminis contains the following:
- a CDS encoding EAL domain-containing protein, producing the protein MPSHRVVFQPLVSVGSGSIVGYEALARFADRRRPTEHLAAAGRRRVELELALLRSAVAAAAAIPARYSVTINLSATSIAAPELRELLPRGRRWGIELLETSILQVDSRVRERVDDLDAMLLIDDAGTHEASVERILELRPDIVKIDKSVLWSAAADHAAGRTVPECDRLYAFLEAARRVGARTLAEGVETEQHRRFTIDAGIDYAQGYLFGAPAPYPA
- a CDS encoding glycosyltransferase family 2 protein, translated to MHPIPSAHALALGRLAIVVTIVCWAIYVVTTVLRELVENNDFDLRLTLELVSYLLVVTFLTFSALMYLMARQGALYRFRDHRRVPRAELDRHFDGGYDRLITVLVPSYIEEPSVVRQTLWSAALQEFPNLRIVLLIDDPPHPTDPERIASLEASRALPGEIEAALREPRERFVEAAERCNARHEAGEPVTQSDVAELADHYRWAAEWLEGMAAAEPALDHTDDFFIERVLGGLASDLRLTELALRGAVDQGGAPESDRMRQLHNRLVWIFSAELTSFERKGYRSLSHEANKAMNINAYISLIGKDWTIEQTADGAVLREAAPGEQVDLSVPESEYLLTLDADSMLLRDYCVRLVEYLEQPGHERVAVTQTPYSSFRGAPTRIERIAGASTDLQHIQHQGMSYYGATFWVGANAIIRTRALQDIATTEEVGGFPITTYIQDRTVIEDTESSIDIGAHNWTLLNYPERLSYSATPPDFGSLIVQRRRWANGGLLIFPKLLEQISERRRVRERVLLREVLLRTNYMTSIAWSSFGLLFLLAYPYDSRLLSAWVFLAAVPYFWCMGADLRASGHRFTDIFRIYGFNLVLLAVNLAGVLKSVQQAMTGEKIPFARTPKVRDRTAAPAIYVLVPWLIVGFSAFTFWRDIQAENWGNAAFALFNATLCLWAIVTYIGVWNSIVDFVLGVIDWLFVPPRAPKRPKNVTYPAGPVNWEAILYHGDRRLGPTRRAEKLERRRRAGRR